A part of Catenulispora sp. MAP5-51 genomic DNA contains:
- a CDS encoding helix-turn-helix transcriptional regulator has translation MLETSARLLRLLRLLSLFQARRDWTGGELAERLGVTTRTVRNDVERLRELGYPVEARPGVAGGYRLGSGAALPPLLLDDDEAVAVALGLRVAAGGAVAGIEETSLSALAKLQRILPARLRHRVESFGSHALPVPAGTPPVDAETLTTLALACRDQLAVRFDYEAHSGGSSRRSAEPYRLVHRRQRWYLFAWDLERADWRTFRADRIRPLGPPGPRFAPRPTPPDAEITARVDSGVARGTWRYTARVIVDASAEHVRARIPTPIEIEELPDGRCAFAPGSDDPERLALYLGMLGADFEVVQAPELVAAVEQVIARYQRAIGAGEV, from the coding sequence ATGTTGGAGACCTCGGCGCGGCTGCTGCGGCTGCTGCGGCTGCTGTCCCTCTTCCAAGCCCGCCGCGACTGGACCGGCGGCGAACTCGCCGAGCGCTTGGGCGTGACCACCCGCACCGTCCGCAACGACGTCGAGCGCCTGCGCGAGCTCGGCTATCCGGTCGAAGCCCGGCCCGGCGTGGCCGGCGGCTACCGCCTCGGCTCCGGAGCCGCGCTGCCTCCGCTGCTGCTGGACGACGACGAGGCGGTGGCCGTCGCCCTGGGCCTGCGGGTCGCGGCCGGCGGAGCCGTCGCGGGCATCGAGGAGACCTCGCTCAGTGCCCTGGCGAAGCTGCAGCGCATCCTGCCGGCCCGGCTCCGCCACCGCGTCGAGTCGTTCGGCTCGCATGCCCTGCCGGTCCCGGCGGGCACTCCGCCGGTGGACGCGGAAACCCTCACCACGCTGGCCCTGGCCTGCCGGGACCAGCTGGCTGTGCGCTTCGACTACGAAGCCCACTCGGGCGGGTCGTCCCGCCGCTCCGCCGAGCCCTACCGCCTGGTCCACCGCCGGCAGCGCTGGTACCTGTTCGCCTGGGACCTGGAGCGCGCGGACTGGCGCACGTTCCGCGCCGACCGGATCCGCCCCCTCGGCCCGCCGGGCCCGCGCTTCGCGCCCCGGCCCACGCCGCCGGACGCCGAGATCACCGCGCGGGTCGACAGCGGCGTGGCGCGCGGGACGTGGCGGTACACGGCGCGGGTGATCGTGGACGCGTCCGCCGAGCATGTCCGGGCCCGCATCCCGACGCCGATCGAGATCGAAGAGCTGCCCGACGGCCGGTGCGCCTTCGCGCCGGGGTCCGACGACCCCGAGCGGCTGGCGCTGTATCTGGGCATGCTGGGCGCCGACTTCGAGGTGGTGCAGGCCCCGGAACTGGTGGCGGCCGTGGAGCAGGTCATCGCGCGGTATCAGCGGGCGATCGGGGCGGGGGAGGTCTGA
- a CDS encoding DeoR/GlpR family DNA-binding transcription regulator yields the protein MSTADRHRQIARAVKESGSATVPELAGLTGASEMTIRRDLDVLAAQGVLERVRGGARTLLLRGEEPPFVLRAHEAVEAKRRIAAEVCSLIADGETVVLDSGTTCLEVARILHQRPVTVMPVSLQAIRVLSQTPGQAALLVPGGRPRTSEGALTGPLTLASLAALRFDTAVIGCCGLSAAEGLTAYDLDDAAVKKASIASARRTILATDGSKLGRTAHAFVGPSSLLHTLVTDATAPSEELAALEAAGTIVESV from the coding sequence ATGAGCACCGCAGACCGGCACCGGCAGATCGCCCGGGCCGTGAAGGAGTCGGGCAGCGCCACGGTCCCGGAGCTCGCCGGGCTCACCGGCGCCTCGGAGATGACCATCCGGCGCGACCTGGACGTGCTGGCGGCGCAGGGCGTGCTCGAACGCGTCCGCGGCGGGGCGCGCACCCTGCTCCTGCGGGGCGAGGAGCCGCCCTTCGTGCTCCGGGCCCACGAGGCCGTCGAGGCCAAGCGCCGGATCGCCGCCGAGGTCTGCTCGCTCATCGCCGACGGCGAGACCGTCGTGCTGGACAGCGGCACCACGTGCCTGGAGGTCGCCCGCATCCTGCACCAGCGGCCGGTCACCGTGATGCCGGTGTCGTTGCAGGCGATCCGGGTGCTCAGCCAGACCCCGGGACAAGCCGCGCTGCTGGTGCCCGGCGGACGGCCGCGCACCTCCGAGGGGGCGCTGACCGGCCCCCTGACCCTGGCCTCGCTGGCGGCACTGCGCTTCGACACCGCCGTCATCGGCTGCTGCGGGCTCAGCGCCGCCGAGGGCCTGACCGCCTACGACCTCGACGACGCGGCGGTGAAGAAGGCGAGCATCGCCTCGGCGCGCCGCACCATCCTGGCCACCGACGGGAGCAAGCTCGGCCGCACCGCGCACGCCTTCGTCGGCCCCTCGTCGCTGCTGCACACGCTCGTCACCGACGCGACGGCGCCGAGCGAGGAACTGGCCGCGCTCGAAGCCGCGGGCACCATCGTGGAATCCGTCTGA
- a CDS encoding TetR/AcrR family transcriptional regulator, whose product MEAPPTRPAGRPRNPELDAAILAAAEQQLREAGYAGMSMESVATVAGTTVPAVRRRFSSKADLAVAVIDSLRVEGLPDGSGPPRVRALAILRNFHANLLRENSMAVVGTLLAEERRNPEVLAAFRTRLVEPRRTALRDTLAEGVGSGELPGSADPDVLASMLIGAFYARYVATSDVPDDLAEQSLRHVWPDADGARP is encoded by the coding sequence GTGGAAGCTCCCCCCACCCGCCCCGCGGGCCGACCGCGAAATCCCGAGCTGGACGCGGCGATCCTGGCGGCGGCCGAGCAGCAGCTCCGTGAGGCCGGCTACGCCGGGATGTCCATGGAGTCCGTGGCCACCGTCGCCGGGACGACGGTTCCGGCCGTGCGCCGCCGCTTCAGCAGCAAGGCTGATTTGGCCGTCGCGGTGATCGACTCGCTGCGCGTCGAGGGCCTGCCCGACGGCTCGGGCCCGCCCCGGGTCCGGGCCCTGGCGATCCTTCGGAACTTCCACGCCAATCTCCTGCGCGAGAACTCCATGGCGGTCGTCGGCACCCTTCTGGCCGAGGAGCGCCGCAATCCGGAGGTGCTCGCCGCCTTCCGCACCCGGCTGGTCGAGCCGCGCCGGACGGCGCTGCGCGACACCCTGGCCGAGGGGGTCGGGTCCGGCGAGCTGCCGGGGTCGGCCGATCCCGACGTCCTCGCCAGCATGCTGATCGGCGCGTTCTACGCGCGGTACGTCGCCACGTCCGACGTCCCCGACGACTTGGCGGAGCAGAGCCTGCGGCACGTATGGCCGGACGCCGACGGCGCCCGGCCGTGA
- a CDS encoding oxidoreductase — translation MARTWLITGASRGFGRALAEAVLESGDRVVATARRPEQLAGLVSRFGDRVRTAPLDVTDVVAAQAAVAGAVEAFGRLDVVVNNAGYANSGPIEEMAEEDFRGQFEANFFGLVNVTRAALPVLRGQRSGVFVQFSSVGGRVGGTPGMGAYQAAKFAVEGFSEVLASEVAPFGVKVLIVEPGAFRTDWQGSSMELHQVGADYDETVGAMNRYRAENDGVQPGDPARGARVIIDVVGQDDPPRRLLLGAQAVTHALAAGEARQDETRKWAEASASADFPAGE, via the coding sequence ATGGCGAGGACTTGGTTGATCACCGGTGCGTCGCGGGGTTTCGGTCGGGCGTTGGCCGAGGCGGTGTTGGAGTCTGGTGATCGGGTGGTGGCGACGGCGCGGCGGCCTGAGCAGTTGGCGGGCTTGGTGTCGCGGTTCGGGGATCGGGTGCGGACGGCGCCGCTGGATGTGACGGATGTGGTGGCGGCTCAGGCTGCGGTGGCTGGGGCGGTTGAGGCGTTCGGCCGGTTGGATGTGGTGGTGAACAACGCCGGCTATGCGAACTCCGGTCCGATTGAGGAGATGGCGGAGGAGGACTTCCGGGGTCAGTTCGAGGCGAACTTCTTCGGGTTGGTGAATGTGACGCGGGCGGCGTTGCCGGTGTTGCGGGGGCAGCGGTCGGGGGTGTTCGTGCAGTTCTCCTCGGTCGGGGGACGCGTCGGCGGAACCCCTGGGATGGGTGCCTATCAGGCTGCGAAGTTCGCCGTGGAGGGGTTCTCGGAGGTGCTGGCCAGTGAGGTCGCTCCGTTCGGGGTGAAGGTGCTCATCGTCGAGCCCGGTGCGTTCCGGACTGATTGGCAGGGCTCGTCGATGGAGCTGCATCAGGTCGGTGCCGACTATGACGAGACGGTCGGTGCGATGAACCGCTATCGCGCTGAGAACGATGGTGTGCAGCCTGGGGATCCGGCACGCGGGGCCCGCGTGATCATCGATGTGGTCGGCCAGGACGACCCGCCGCGTCGGCTGCTGCTGGGCGCGCAGGCCGTGACCCACGCGCTGGCCGCCGGCGAAGCACGTCAGGACGAGACGCGGAAATGGGCCGAGGCCAGTGCTTCCGCCGATTTCCCGGCGGGGGAGTGA
- the argG gene encoding argininosuccinate synthase: MSKVLTSLPAGQRVGIAFSGGLDTSVAVAWMREKGAVPCAYTADLGQYDEPDLPGVPGRAEAYGAELARLVDCRAALVEEGLAALACGAFHIRSGGRSYFNTTPLGRAVAGTLLVRAMLEDDVQIWGDGSTFKGNDIERFYRYGLLANPALRIYKPWLDADFVSELGGRSEMSQWLTERDLPYRASAEKAYSTDANIWGATHEAKSLEHLDTGLEIVEPIMGVRFWDPAVEIAAEDVTIGFEQGRPVSINGKVFASAVDLVQEANTVGGRHGLGMSDQIENRVIEAKSRGIYEAPGMALLFIAYERLVNAIHNEDTVAAYHNQGRALGRLLYEGRWLDPQALMVRESLQRWVGRAITGEVTLRLRRGEDYSILDTTGPALSYHPEKLSMERTEGAAFGPVDRIGQLTMRNLDIADSRTKLEQYAHLGMVGSGAGPAAELPGGGHPFSSELIGAMTDGGAQTIAARPAAEALSDEELLDRAAIEAGND; encoded by the coding sequence GTGTCCAAGGTACTCACCTCCCTGCCAGCAGGTCAGCGCGTCGGCATCGCCTTCTCCGGCGGGCTCGACACATCCGTCGCGGTCGCGTGGATGCGCGAGAAGGGCGCCGTGCCCTGCGCCTACACCGCCGACCTCGGCCAGTACGACGAACCCGACCTCCCCGGCGTGCCGGGCCGCGCCGAGGCCTACGGCGCCGAGCTCGCGCGCCTGGTCGACTGCCGGGCCGCCCTGGTCGAGGAGGGCCTCGCGGCCCTGGCCTGCGGCGCCTTCCACATCCGCTCCGGCGGCCGCTCCTACTTCAACACCACGCCCCTGGGCCGCGCGGTGGCCGGCACGCTGCTGGTGCGCGCGATGCTCGAGGACGACGTCCAGATCTGGGGCGACGGCTCGACGTTCAAGGGCAACGACATCGAGCGGTTCTACCGCTACGGCCTGCTGGCGAACCCGGCGCTGCGCATCTACAAGCCGTGGCTGGACGCCGACTTCGTCAGCGAGCTCGGCGGCCGCTCCGAGATGTCGCAGTGGCTGACCGAGCGCGACCTGCCCTACCGGGCCAGCGCGGAGAAGGCGTACTCCACCGACGCGAACATCTGGGGCGCCACCCACGAGGCCAAGTCGCTGGAGCACCTGGACACCGGCCTGGAGATCGTCGAGCCGATCATGGGCGTCCGCTTCTGGGACCCGGCGGTCGAGATCGCCGCCGAGGACGTCACCATCGGCTTCGAGCAGGGCCGGCCGGTCAGCATCAACGGCAAGGTCTTCGCCTCGGCGGTGGACCTGGTCCAGGAGGCCAACACCGTCGGCGGCCGGCACGGCCTGGGCATGTCGGACCAGATCGAGAACCGGGTGATCGAGGCCAAGAGCCGCGGCATCTACGAGGCCCCCGGCATGGCCCTGCTGTTCATCGCCTACGAGCGGCTGGTCAACGCCATCCACAACGAGGACACCGTCGCGGCCTACCACAACCAGGGCCGGGCCCTGGGCCGGCTGCTGTACGAAGGCCGCTGGCTGGACCCGCAGGCCCTGATGGTCCGCGAGTCGCTGCAGCGCTGGGTCGGCCGCGCGATCACCGGCGAGGTGACCCTGCGGCTGCGCCGGGGCGAGGACTACTCGATCCTGGACACCACCGGCCCGGCTCTGAGCTACCACCCGGAGAAGCTGTCGATGGAGCGCACCGAGGGCGCGGCCTTCGGCCCGGTCGACCGCATCGGCCAGCTGACGATGCGCAACCTCGACATCGCCGACTCCCGCACCAAGCTGGAGCAGTACGCCCACCTGGGCATGGTCGGCTCCGGCGCGGGCCCGGCGGCGGAGCTGCCCGGCGGCGGCCACCCCTTCTCCAGCGAGCTGATCGGCGCGATGACCGACGGCGGGGCGCAGACCATCGCCGCCCGGCCGGCCGCCGAGGCCTTGAGCGACGAGGAGCTGCTCGACCGCGCCGCGATCGAGGCGGGCAACGACTGA
- a CDS encoding epoxide hydrolase family protein, whose protein sequence is MTTEIQPFQIAVPQAELDDLHARLANARWAASVPGAGWERGVPVDYLKELAEYWRSGFDWRAQEKALNAFPQFVTEIDGQRIHFLHVRSSRPDAKPLLLTHGFPSSVAEFANLIEHLVAPENAEEPAFHVVAPSLPGYGFSTPLAARGWALSRTARAWIELMRRLDYNRYGVHGGDVGSGVSGLVAGFDAEHVTGIHVTTDPQTAANVATFLPGLADRLDPTDPVDALALERMTAFRKEGSGYLAIQSSRPQTIGYGLVDSPVLQLAWIAEKFEQWTDLPIDRDQLLTTVSLFWFTGAGASAAHTLYDQFHSSEWGAPSPVPHGYAVFGADPTVRKLVPAEADAHWSEFERGKHFPAMECPELLAADLRAFFGPLS, encoded by the coding sequence ATGACCACCGAGATTCAGCCCTTCCAGATCGCCGTCCCGCAGGCAGAGCTCGACGATCTCCACGCGCGCCTGGCCAACGCCCGCTGGGCCGCGTCCGTACCGGGAGCCGGATGGGAGCGCGGAGTGCCCGTGGACTACCTGAAGGAGCTCGCGGAGTACTGGCGGAGCGGGTTCGACTGGCGCGCGCAGGAGAAGGCGCTGAACGCCTTCCCGCAGTTCGTCACCGAGATCGACGGCCAGCGGATCCACTTCCTGCACGTCCGGTCCTCGCGCCCCGACGCCAAGCCGTTGCTGCTCACGCATGGCTTCCCGAGCTCGGTGGCCGAGTTCGCGAACCTGATCGAGCACCTGGTCGCCCCCGAGAACGCCGAAGAGCCTGCGTTCCACGTCGTCGCGCCCTCACTTCCCGGATACGGGTTCTCGACTCCCCTCGCCGCGCGGGGCTGGGCCCTCAGCCGGACCGCCCGGGCCTGGATCGAGCTCATGCGCCGCCTCGACTACAACCGCTACGGCGTGCACGGCGGCGACGTCGGCAGCGGCGTCTCGGGCCTGGTCGCCGGCTTCGACGCCGAGCACGTCACCGGGATCCACGTGACCACCGACCCGCAAACCGCCGCGAACGTGGCCACCTTCCTGCCGGGCCTGGCCGACCGCCTGGACCCGACCGACCCGGTCGACGCTTTGGCCCTGGAGCGGATGACCGCGTTCCGGAAGGAGGGATCGGGCTACCTCGCCATCCAGAGCAGCCGCCCCCAGACCATCGGCTACGGCCTGGTCGACTCCCCGGTCCTGCAACTGGCGTGGATCGCGGAGAAGTTTGAGCAGTGGACCGACCTCCCGATCGACCGCGACCAACTGCTGACCACCGTGAGCCTGTTCTGGTTCACCGGCGCCGGTGCCTCGGCGGCCCACACCCTCTACGACCAGTTCCACTCCTCCGAATGGGGCGCCCCCTCCCCCGTGCCGCACGGCTACGCCGTCTTCGGCGCGGACCCGACGGTCCGCAAGCTGGTCCCGGCCGAAGCCGACGCGCACTGGAGCGAGTTCGAGCGCGGGAAGCACTTCCCGGCGATGGAGTGCCCTGAACTGCTGGCGGCGGATCTGCGCGCGTTCTTCGGGCCGCTGAGCTGA
- a CDS encoding DUF2252 domain-containing protein yields the protein MARSAEHRTHRTPEERAAAGIAAREATPVEENAQFQPAADRADPVAILQEQGKTRVPELVPVRYGRMLVSPFTFFRGAAAVMAADLAHTADSGLAVQACGDAHLSNFGMFGSPERKLVFDVNDFDETHQGPWEWDVKRLAASLEIAGRDNGFSQKKRRKVVLAAVRGYQLAMGDFAGMKSLDVWYARADVDELRESLKAGLTKERRATFDKALAKARRRTSTRAFGRLTGLVDGERRILPSPPLVMPIRDLLPDVERAEFEEWFRELLGGYRRTLQSDRRYLLDGFDFVDMARKVVGVGSVGTRCWIVLMRGRDDDDPLFLQIKEAQRSVIAQYGGRPTAEQVGEGERVVQGQRLMQTVSDIFLGWESAEGIDGHRRDFYVRQLADWKGSVVIEGLSDPEMAVYGRLCGWTLARAHARTGDRIAIAAYLGGDEVFPEAVADFAALYADQNERDHAALEEARRSGRIAVESGL from the coding sequence ATGGCCAGGTCCGCGGAGCACCGTACGCACCGGACTCCTGAAGAACGCGCCGCGGCGGGCATCGCGGCGCGCGAGGCCACTCCCGTCGAGGAGAACGCGCAGTTCCAGCCCGCCGCCGATCGCGCCGACCCGGTCGCGATCCTTCAGGAGCAGGGCAAGACCCGGGTCCCGGAGCTGGTCCCGGTCCGGTACGGCCGCATGCTCGTCTCGCCGTTCACCTTCTTCCGCGGCGCCGCCGCGGTGATGGCCGCGGACCTGGCGCACACGGCCGATTCCGGGCTGGCCGTGCAGGCGTGCGGGGACGCGCACCTGTCGAACTTCGGCATGTTCGGCTCGCCGGAGCGCAAGCTGGTCTTCGACGTCAACGACTTCGACGAGACCCATCAGGGGCCCTGGGAATGGGACGTCAAAAGGCTGGCAGCCAGTCTGGAGATCGCCGGCCGGGACAACGGGTTCAGTCAGAAGAAGCGGCGCAAGGTCGTCCTGGCGGCGGTGCGCGGCTACCAGCTGGCGATGGGCGACTTCGCCGGGATGAAATCGCTCGACGTCTGGTACGCCCGGGCCGACGTCGACGAGCTGCGGGAGTCCCTGAAGGCGGGGCTCACGAAGGAGCGGCGGGCGACCTTCGACAAGGCCCTGGCCAAGGCCCGCAGGCGGACCAGCACGCGCGCCTTTGGCCGGCTCACCGGCCTGGTCGACGGCGAGCGCCGGATCCTGCCCAGCCCGCCGTTGGTCATGCCGATCCGGGACCTGCTGCCGGATGTGGAGCGCGCCGAGTTCGAGGAGTGGTTCCGCGAACTGCTGGGCGGCTATCGCCGCACGCTGCAAAGCGATCGGCGCTACCTGCTGGACGGATTCGACTTCGTGGACATGGCGCGCAAGGTCGTCGGGGTCGGCAGCGTCGGCACCCGGTGCTGGATCGTGCTGATGCGCGGCCGGGACGACGACGACCCGTTGTTCCTCCAGATCAAGGAGGCGCAGCGTTCGGTCATCGCGCAGTACGGCGGCCGGCCCACCGCCGAGCAGGTCGGCGAGGGCGAGCGCGTGGTCCAGGGCCAGCGGCTCATGCAGACCGTCAGCGACATCTTCCTGGGCTGGGAGAGCGCCGAGGGGATCGACGGGCACAGGCGGGACTTCTATGTGCGCCAGCTCGCGGACTGGAAGGGCTCGGTCGTGATCGAGGGCCTGTCCGACCCGGAGATGGCGGTGTACGGCCGGCTGTGCGGCTGGACGTTGGCCCGCGCGCACGCCAGGACCGGCGACCGGATCGCCATCGCGGCCTACCTCGGCGGCGACGAGGTGTTCCCCGAAGCCGTCGCCGACTTCGCGGCCCTGTACGCCGACCAGAACGAGCGGGACCACGCGGCTCTGGAAGAGGCCCGGCGCTCCGGCCGGATCGCTGTCGAGTCCGGACTGTAG
- a CDS encoding MFS transporter yields the protein MERSLRSARIATFTYFILCGTLMGTWVVHIPAIEHQVGISHATLGGLLVLLGLGAFAGMQVAGRLTDRLGSRVVVPTAGVLCGATLVLPGLARESWTLAAALLVFGFCNGCLDVSMNAHAVHVEKAYSRPVMSAFHAAFSVGGVVAAVIAAGVSGMGMSAAWALAVTGVVGIVIALATGRLLLPAVPAEPTTPTTPTTPAEHAVAAEYAPAAGPRRAGRQIWILAGLALMIMLCEGAANDWSALHLKDVLGAPAGTAAFAYGTFAAAMTLGRLLADRVSARFGAMAILRYGAAVAAVGITIAALSPWIWSAFAGWALFGLGLSGCVPQLFSAAGHADPAAAGTNVSRVAGLGYVGMLAGPAVIGWMTHVVALNHAFLLLTLMCVIAAATAGVLRAERAAPIQVLSSDLV from the coding sequence ATGGAACGATCACTCCGGTCCGCCCGAATAGCGACCTTCACGTACTTCATCCTCTGCGGGACGCTCATGGGCACCTGGGTGGTGCACATCCCGGCCATCGAGCATCAGGTGGGCATCAGCCACGCCACGCTCGGCGGCCTGCTGGTGCTGCTCGGGCTCGGCGCCTTCGCCGGCATGCAGGTGGCCGGGCGCCTCACGGATCGGCTGGGGTCGCGCGTCGTGGTCCCCACCGCCGGGGTGCTGTGCGGCGCGACTTTGGTACTGCCGGGCCTGGCCCGGGAGTCGTGGACGCTGGCAGCGGCGCTGTTGGTGTTCGGGTTCTGCAACGGGTGTCTGGACGTGAGCATGAACGCCCATGCCGTCCACGTGGAGAAGGCCTACAGCCGGCCGGTGATGTCGGCGTTCCACGCCGCGTTCTCCGTCGGCGGGGTGGTCGCGGCGGTGATCGCGGCCGGCGTCTCCGGCATGGGGATGAGTGCTGCGTGGGCGCTCGCGGTGACGGGGGTCGTGGGCATCGTGATCGCGCTGGCCACGGGGCGCCTCTTGCTGCCGGCTGTGCCTGCCGAGCCGACCACGCCGACCACGCCGACGACTCCGGCTGAGCACGCTGTGGCGGCCGAGTACGCACCAGCGGCCGGCCCGCGCCGCGCCGGCCGACAGATCTGGATCCTCGCCGGCCTGGCTCTGATGATCATGCTGTGCGAGGGGGCCGCCAACGACTGGAGCGCCCTGCACCTGAAGGACGTCCTGGGCGCCCCGGCCGGCACCGCGGCCTTCGCCTACGGCACCTTCGCCGCCGCGATGACCCTCGGCCGCCTGCTCGCCGACCGGGTGTCCGCGCGCTTCGGCGCCATGGCGATCCTCCGCTATGGCGCGGCCGTCGCCGCCGTCGGGATCACGATCGCGGCGCTGTCGCCGTGGATCTGGTCCGCGTTCGCGGGCTGGGCGCTGTTCGGGCTGGGCCTGTCCGGCTGTGTCCCCCAGCTCTTCAGCGCGGCCGGGCACGCCGACCCGGCGGCCGCGGGGACCAACGTCTCCCGCGTCGCGGGCCTGGGGTACGTCGGCATGCTCGCCGGGCCCGCCGTCATCGGCTGGATGACCCATGTCGTGGCCCTGAACCACGCGTTCCTGCTGCTGACCCTGATGTGCGTGATCGCGGCGGCGACCGCCGGCGTGCTGCGCGCCGAGAGGGCCGCTCCCATCCAGGTCTTGTCCAGCGACCTGGTCTGA
- a CDS encoding MFS transporter produces the protein MALDSSVMNVSIATVASDVGTTITGIQGAITAYTLVMAMFMVPGGKVGAMIGRKRAFMIGCVVYGCGSLTTALAPNLTVLLLGWSLLEGLGAALILPAVVALVALNFPVERRPAAYGLIAASAAVAIGLGPLIGGFATTYFSWRWVFAGEVAVVAVILALARPVVDRPVAGRPHFDLIGACLSAAGLGIFVYGVLRTSEWGWFVPKAGAPSWLGMSASVWLMMAGVLVVWLFLLWQGHLIRQGRDPLVDPGLFANRQLSGGLIMFFLQFLVQMGVFFVVPLYLSVALGLSAIRTGVHILPLSLSLLAAATLIPRLFPHVSPRLIVRLGVLGLFAGALALTAALDADSSAAVVTIPLLLIGAGMGALASQLGAITVSAVPDSRSAEVGGIQNTVTNLGSSIGTALAGSILIGALTSSFLTTIEKNPAVPASVSAQATTKLAAGAPFLSDAQLSAALAEANVPAPQAEAVMQANASARLVAVRASLGVLALVALIGFAFTGRIPKRQPEGGGAGSGGNREPANT, from the coding sequence ATGGCGCTGGACTCCTCGGTCATGAACGTCTCGATCGCGACCGTCGCCTCCGACGTCGGCACCACGATCACCGGCATCCAGGGCGCCATCACCGCCTATACGCTGGTCATGGCCATGTTCATGGTGCCCGGCGGCAAGGTCGGGGCGATGATCGGCCGCAAACGGGCCTTCATGATCGGCTGCGTGGTCTACGGCTGCGGCTCGCTGACCACGGCGCTGGCCCCGAACCTGACCGTCCTGCTGCTCGGCTGGTCGCTCCTGGAGGGTCTGGGCGCGGCCCTGATCCTGCCGGCGGTCGTCGCGCTGGTGGCTCTCAACTTCCCCGTCGAGCGCCGCCCGGCCGCCTACGGGCTCATCGCGGCCTCCGCCGCCGTCGCCATCGGCCTGGGGCCGCTGATCGGGGGGTTCGCCACGACGTACTTCTCCTGGCGCTGGGTCTTCGCCGGCGAGGTCGCCGTCGTGGCCGTGATCCTGGCGCTGGCCCGGCCCGTCGTCGACCGGCCGGTCGCGGGCCGTCCGCACTTCGACCTGATCGGTGCCTGCCTGTCCGCGGCGGGCCTCGGAATCTTCGTCTACGGCGTGCTGCGCACCTCCGAATGGGGCTGGTTCGTCCCGAAGGCCGGGGCGCCGTCGTGGCTGGGGATGTCGGCGTCGGTCTGGTTGATGATGGCCGGAGTTCTGGTGGTCTGGCTGTTCCTGCTGTGGCAGGGGCACTTGATCCGCCAGGGCCGGGACCCGCTGGTCGATCCGGGCCTGTTCGCCAACCGGCAGCTGTCCGGCGGCCTCATCATGTTCTTCCTGCAGTTCCTGGTCCAGATGGGCGTGTTCTTCGTCGTGCCGCTCTATCTGTCGGTGGCCCTGGGCCTGTCGGCGATCAGGACCGGCGTGCATATCCTGCCGCTGTCTCTGAGCCTGCTGGCCGCCGCGACCTTGATTCCGCGGCTGTTCCCCCACGTCTCACCCCGGCTGATCGTGCGCTTGGGCGTCCTGGGCCTGTTCGCCGGAGCCCTGGCCCTGACCGCGGCGCTGGACGCCGACTCCAGTGCGGCCGTCGTGACCATCCCGCTGCTGCTGATCGGGGCGGGCATGGGCGCCCTGGCCTCACAACTCGGTGCGATCACCGTCTCGGCGGTCCCGGACAGCCGCAGCGCCGAGGTCGGCGGTATTCAGAACACGGTCACCAACCTGGGCTCCTCCATCGGCACCGCACTGGCCGGCTCCATCCTCATCGGTGCCCTGACGAGCTCGTTCCTGACCACCATTGAGAAGAACCCCGCCGTTCCGGCGAGCGTGAGCGCCCAGGCGACAACGAAGCTGGCCGCGGGCGCCCCCTTCCTGTCCGACGCCCAGCTCTCGGCGGCGCTCGCCGAGGCGAACGTCCCCGCCCCGCAAGCCGAGGCCGTCATGCAGGCCAACGCCTCGGCCCGCCTGGTCGCGGTGCGCGCGTCGCTGGGGGTCCTGGCGCTGGTCGCGCTGATCGGGTTCGCCTTCACCGGGCGGATCCCGAAGCGGCAGCCAGAGGGCGGCGGCGCCGGTTCGGGCGGGAACCGCGAGCCGGCGAACACCTGA
- a CDS encoding SigE family RNA polymerase sigma factor: MTGRRSESDATDFDAVYAATAPRLVGQLYLLIGDLTEAQDCVQEAFARAWLRWDTLTDGRGDPVGWVKTTAYRLAVSHWRHWKSGLKALRKHGPPSDSPGPSPDAVALRDALAKLPKGQRTVLVLHHLNDMRVEDVARELRVAPGTVKAQLSRGRAALALLLSDWHMDVLATEESHA, encoded by the coding sequence ATGACGGGAAGACGATCGGAGTCCGACGCGACGGACTTCGACGCCGTGTACGCGGCGACCGCGCCGCGTCTGGTCGGCCAGCTCTATCTGTTGATCGGCGACCTCACCGAGGCGCAGGACTGCGTGCAGGAGGCGTTCGCCCGCGCCTGGCTGCGGTGGGACACGCTGACCGACGGCCGCGGCGACCCGGTGGGCTGGGTCAAGACCACGGCCTACCGCTTGGCCGTCTCGCACTGGCGGCACTGGAAGTCAGGACTCAAGGCCCTGCGAAAACACGGGCCGCCCTCCGATTCTCCTGGGCCGTCGCCGGACGCCGTGGCGCTGCGCGACGCCCTGGCCAAGCTGCCCAAGGGACAGCGCACCGTGCTGGTGCTGCACCACCTGAATGACATGCGGGTCGAGGACGTGGCCCGCGAACTCCGGGTCGCACCCGGCACGGTCAAAGCCCAGCTGTCCCGGGGCCGCGCGGCGCTCGCGCTCCTGCTCTCCGACTGGCACATGGATGTTCTGGCGACGGAGGAATCCCATGCATGA